AATTCGAAACTAATTTATACCAGCAATACCATAGAAGCTTATCATAGGCAACTTAGGAAGGTTACTAAAACTAAAACACCGTATCCAAATGATGAAGAATTAGAAAAAATAATATACTTATCCACTATGGATATTTCTAAAAAGTGGGCCAACCACTTAGATTTTGGAGACAGTGTATTTCACAATTGGCAATATATTTTGATGACAGACTTGACTCAGAATTAGCGATATAAGAATCTGGGCTGTCGCCCAGAAGTTTATCGCTTTATGTTCTCCCGAAGATAAAAAAGATAAAGAGGCAAAACCTCTTTATCTTCGGCAAAAGCTTACTAGGCGTTCAGATAGCTTTTCTACCGTTATTGTGGCAGTATTTATCTTTAGTTCACTATACACAAAAGAGAAATCTATCATATCGTTAATTTTACGAAATACATTATCCTTTGGAACGACTAAATTATATATATCCATGTATGAACTTAAATTCATTGACTGTTGATTTTGAATCATGACATTCACCTACTTCTAATTGATACTATAATTATACAGCAAAAAAGGTATAATTTCCTTGAGTTTTAAGAAATTATACCTTTTTTTGCTTTTGTGAACTTTTTCAGGGCCTCCCAAGTACATAGTCTAATTTTAACTATTTAGACTGTTACTTGGGAAGTATTATATAATAATGGAAACCTTTTCTACGTTATTTATTGCGACACCTTTTACAAACCTTTGCATCAACTTTACTTGTATTATTATCATAAAGTAACTTTATCCCTTCTGTTTCACAAATAGGGCAGGTTCCTCTTCCTCTATTAGGCATTTCTAAAGTTCCCTTACCTCGATTCGCTTTACCCATTTTCATCACTCCTACTTCAATTTTAAAATATAGACACCATCTTTGACATATAATATCTCCACTTTTTTACTAATTATGCCATCTAAAATTGGACACCCATGCTTAATATTATAAACATCAAAAAAGGACTGACTCAGCCGCTATATAGCGCTTGAGCTAGCCCATTTTTAATAACATTGCTTCTTTAAATTTAACTAGACATCTATCCCCATCTTTTTCATCAAATACTTTGCATTAAATGTTTTTGCTACCCCTTCTCTTAGCTTATAGTCAAACTTTATATCATCATTTATATAATGCTCTGTAAAGTGGTAGTTTTTTAATTTAATTTCATTTTCTAGATCCGCTAATTCCAAATCATGGGTAGAAACTAAACCCATAGCTTTATAATTGTACAATTCTTTTATTAAAGCCTTAGCTCCAGCATGACGATCCTTAGAATTAGTTCCTTTAAATATCTCATCCAGCAAAAACAGAACTCTTTTACCTTCTTTAGCATGCTGTAAAATATTCCGCACCCTTTTAAGCTCTGCATAAAAAGAAGATACGTTGCTATTTATATCATCTTGAACTCTCATAGAAGTGCATATTTCCATGGGAGATATTGTGAATTCATTGGCACAAACTTTAGCTCCACAAAAAGCTAGCAATGAGTTAATACCCACTGTTCTTAGATAGGTACTTTTCCCTGACATATTAGAGCCTGTAATCATTAATATAGGCGAATTATCTGATATAGCTATATCATTTGTTACTCTTTCTTTTTTCCTAATCAAGGGATGCCCAACATTTTCCCCCATTATTTGAGCTCTATTGGTAATTGTAGGAACTGTCCAATCGCTGTTTTCAAAGTTTAACACCGCAAAAGAGCTTAATTCATCAAAGCTAGCCAAAACTTCAATATACACATCTACCTTTGCTCCATGCTCCCTTTTCCATCTATTAAGACCTAACAAGCAATGAGTATCCCATAAAGTTAATATGTTAAATAAAAAATACCACTGTTGAAACCTTATAGACAGCAATGACATCACTTTATCCAACGCCTTTAATTTCTCACTGGCATTTCCCTGCCTAGATAATCTTTTTTGAAGTTTTATCAGCAAAGGCGATTTAAAATTATGATTCTCTATCAACTCTATTAAATGGGCATTTGCAGTAATTTGGTCTTTATATTTCCCTAGTTGCTGTAGTTTTTCTCCTACTTTGGCAAAAATACTTATTGCAATTAAAGTTTGTATAATAGCTACCATAGCAAAAGGAGCTAACATTCCACTAGTATATGAAAAATAGGCAGCCGCTAAAGTTAGAATAGGGAAAAATCTTAGTACAGAATAAAAAAAACTGCTTTCTACCTTTTCTTTAGTCCAGTTAATTAGTTCTGTAGGATCAATTAAGCTATCCTTAAAGATTAAACCGTAGCCCTGAAGGTTTTGCCTAAAATCTACAGCTTCTGCCAATTCCTGTATTGCGTCTTGTCTATAATTGATGAGTTCAATATCCTGAGGAGGTTTTTTTAATATATTAGTAAACTTTTGTCTTCCCAAAAAAGTAGTGGTTGAGTTAATCCATTGATAAAGAGAGTTTTTGCCAAAAACATCTAAGTCATATGTAAAAAAATGATGTTCATCTATATACTCATCCCCTTGATCACTAAACTCTCTCCACTTACCTTCAAGCCTTTCAATCCCCTGCTTGTTTAGCTGAGCTAGCATACTTAAGTACTTTTCTTTTTCCTTCACCTTGCCATGAACCACTATAAAAACAATAAAGAGTATAACAAAAAAAACACCTATATAGTTTTCATATCCATAAAGACCTGGAATAAAAAGAGGTGAAATAAATCCAAATAAAGCTAGTAAAGCTGTTAACAATCTTAGATTGCTATAAAGTGAACTTTTCTTTTGCTGACTTTTATACTGTTTATGGTAATTCTTATGCCGATTATTATATACCTTTTTTGCATTATCCAAAGTTTCCATCACTCCTTACCTTAAAAACACATAAACGATTTTATAAAGATATAATTTCCCCATACTTATTATACACGCTATTAAAGGTAATTGGCAAATTTTATTTAATTAAAGTTTTGATAAACAAAATGGCACCCTCACTGGGAGAATGCCATTTTTGCTATTTTTCGTTGCTATCAACCCATTCTTTAGCATTTTTAACTTCCAGCTCAGTAGGAAGGTGTACCTTTGAATGAGTTTTAATCTTTCCCCTGTTATTTAACGGAGCGGATTGCTGATTCTCTACGGGTCTGCGCAACCTATTACCCTTGTTTTGTCTCATATTGCTACCTCCTTAAATAACTCAGGATATTATTATCTTTTGTAAATTGAAAGGTTTGTATTCCTATAAATACTTTTTAATACGTTATTAAGCCTTCCAACTGATTTACATCATAATCTGGCAATATTTCTGCTAAGTCTGCTTTACAGGTAATTTTTTCACTAATAAATATTTTTGTTGCTCTGTTTTTGCCGATACCTGGCAGTGATTGTAATTGCTCCACCGAAGCCTCGTTTATGTTAAGACCAGCGATAACACCGGTTAGCGATCTTGGGCCATAGTTTACAACCTTTACATCTACTTTTTCCCCCACTCCAAACTTTCCAAAAACACCTATTAAAATAGGATAACTTCCCAACTGTCTTCCAAAGGCTAAACTGCCCTGAACCTTTTCTATAATAATCTCTTGAAGCAGCGTTCCTACCGGGAAAACCCTTTGTAGCATTGGCTTGTTAATTTCTTCGTTTATTTTTTCTTTATATTCCTTAAACTTATATTGGTTTATCCTACTATTGTTGTACGAGTTTAAATTATTTACCTGCCGAACATTAATTCTTCTCAACATTAAATTTTCATCATATATTTTCTGTAAAAATTCATAGTTTTTCTTCAAAGTTTTGGGAGACTCCCCTAAAAGTCCATGTAAAAAATTAACACCTGGAAGTAATTTAGGTATTCCCCCCTCTCTAAATGAGCATATTTCATTCATTATTTTAATAGCTTCAAAAGTTTTGCTTACATTAGTACCAATATTGTTAGCTTCAAGAACTTTTTCATCTGCTGACTCCAACCCAAAAGCTGCTGTATCTCCTGCTGTATTAAATTGTGCTATGACCTTTAATGCTTGCTTTGACTGTTGAGGAAAGTCTGCTACTGTAGCAGGATTTATATTGTCCATATGTAACACTTTTAAGTTTGGCGCCACTTGCCGTATGCCACTATAAAGTTTTCTTATAGTATCAGGATTAGGGATTAGCTTATCTTGATGTTTTGTAGCTCCAAACAGTAGTAAATCAGTTTGTGCCCCCAATCTAAAATACCTATTCCCCTTTTTATACATTTCCTTTATCTCATCGATTATTCCCTCAACACTTCGTTGATATGTTATTTTTTTAAATCTTTCACTACAAAAAGAACAATGAGTTTGGCGAGGACAACCTCTAAACGTTTCTATTTCACAAATAACTTCTGGATAATTAGGATGTAAGGTTGTTGCATCGACACCAACTTTAGCCAAGCTATCTACTATCTCTTGAGGAGTACAAATTTCTGTAAAATCCTCACCAGTTATTAATTTATATTCTAAAGTTCCCGGTATTTCCCAGGCAACGTAATCTACATTTTCAAATTTAATATCAACATTAACTATTGGACCACTTAAAACACTCTTTTGTTTAGGCAACTGGGCATAGTATTCAATCTCTTTTAAAGTTATGGGTTTTCCTCCTAAATACTTTCCCGGTACAGTGGCACCAGATATTACTGTTAACATATCCACCTGTTGCAACTTTTTTTCCAAATTTTTGTTTTGTCTCAACTGATCAACAGTTAAATAACATATATCCTCTTTTTTTATTCCAGCTTTAACATAACCTCCAAATGTATAACGAACATGAGGGGATATATATGGGGGTACTCCTAAACAAGATGGTTCATCCAAATATCCATCCAAAATTGCAACTTTCTTCACTATAGTCATCCCTTTCTAACCTTCTTTGGTTCCTGTATAAATAAAAGCCTTGTTGTTCATCTTTATATAACTATCTTCATCACTTCCGATAATATTACCACATTTACATTTATAATTCCCATTATCTCTATAAATTCCAAATTGTTTTTTTATCCTACTTTTATGACATTTGATAACCTTTCCCTTTCCAACTTTATAATATTTGTATAATTTGCTTTTGCATCGTGAACATTTTATAGTCAACATGTCAACACCCCACGTTTTTGCTACATAATATTCTGTTCTACAAAGTTTGTTAATATCCTTTTATATAAGGTACACAATAATAAGATAGAAAAAGCTTAGGTTATATGGTACAATTAACTTTGGTATCATTCTTATTAATTATACTTATTCCTCAACAATTGTACACTAGGGGGTAATACCATTGGTCAAAAAAGAAAATTCAGTTAGAAAAGTAATATGTGCTGCATCGGAAGCCTTAACTATGATAGAAGAGGGTGTAAGCACTGAAGAAGCCGTGGAAAAAGTAAGTAAGGAATATCAAGTTAACCCCAAAGAAGTTATAGAATTTATCCAAACTGATTAAAACCATAAAAATGCAGACCACAAAAGGTCTGCTTTTTTATGGTTTTAACTATTTAATTGATAAAATTACTCCTTAACACCTGAATAGATTTAGGTCAAAACATTATTTACCACGAAAACGTCGATATTTTACTCATTCTGCTGGGACTGAGATCTGGACATTTGAAACTTGATTTGATGCTGGGTCTGTGAACCTCTATGGCATAAAAGTAAAGTTTGGCTTAGTGTAATTTCTATAATTATCATACTACGTACAGAGATTTTAGAGGATATAATTAACATAATAATTATCCATATTTTTTACTGACCAAGCATGTAGCTTATTTGGAAAAAAGGATTTCGTCCCAGCATGTAGCTAATTTATACGTTTTCGTGGCCAATTAAGGCTTTTGAATTAGTATATGTAGATATCTTGAGTGGAAGGTCAAAACATTTATTAGCCACGAAAACGTCGATACTATGCTCATTCTGCTGGGACTGAGATCTAGACATTTGAAACTTGATTTGATGCTGGGTCTGTGAACCTCTATGGCATAAAAGTAAAGTTTGGCTTGGTGTAATTTCTATAATTATCATACTACGTACAGAGATTTTAGAGGATATAATTAACATAATAATTATCCATATTTTTTACTGACCAAGCATGTAGCTAGTTTGGAAAAAAGAATTCCGTCCCAGCATGTAGCTTATTTATACGTTTTCGTGGCCAATTAAGGCTTTTGAATTAGTAGTGTAGATATCTTGAGTGGAAGGTCAAAACATTTATTAGCCACGAAAACGTCGATATTTTGCTCATTCTGCTGGGACTGAGATCTAGACATTTGAAACTTGATTTGATGCTGGGTCTATTGGTTCTCAAGGTAAAGGTTTAAAATCTATCATTCCAATTGTAGAGTTAATTAAGTAACCCATTATCTAAATAATTATCTGTTCTATTACTGACCAAGCATGTAGCTAGTTTGAAAAAAGAATTTCGTCCCAGCATGTAGCTAATTTATACGTTTTCGTGGCCAATTAAAGGTTTTTAATACTGAACAATAGGTAAAGTGGTATGATTAGACGGGAAAATTAATTTTTTTCCCGTCTAATCTATTCAATATTAACCTAACTGCTGATATTTGCTTTCTCTGCTTTTTTCTTTGCTTTTTTCTTGGCAAAAAAGTTTGTGAAATCATCTAGAATACTATACATCACCGGAACTAATACCAAAGTTAGTACCGTAGATACTGCAAGTCCTCCAATAACTACAGTTGCTAAAGGAGCTCTAACCTCTGCTCCTTCACCAACGGCTATTGCCATTGGAAGCATTCCTAAAATTGTAGTTAAACTTGTCATTAATATAGGACGCAATCTTGATTTTCCAGCTTCTAATAGCGCTTCTCTTCGCTGCATCTTTTTCCCATGATACAACTGGTTAGCATAATCAACCATAACGATTCCGTTATTAACCACTATACCTGCCAGCATTATTATACCAATAAAAGCGATGATACTTAAACTTCGATTAGTTATAAGCAGCGCTCCTATAATTCCTACAAAGGTTTGAGGTAAAGTAAACATTATTATAAACGGATAGATTAAAGACTCAAACTGTGCTGCCATAGTCATAAATACCAAAACTATCCCCAAAATCAGCGCAAGTTTTAGACCGTCAAATGCATCAACCATTTCTTCGTATGCTCCACCATACTCTACAAAATAACCATCTGGTATATCCAGTTTATCTACCTCTTTTTGAATATCCTCCATTGCTTCTGATAACTCACGGTCAAGAAGCTGAGCCGTAACGGCTCCCGATCGCATTTCGTTCTCCCTTTGTATATGTCTAGGGGCAGTTGTAACTTCAAAAGTTGCCAATTCCCTCAAGGGAACTGAATAACCTAAAGGACTTGGTATATATAAGTTTTTAAGATTGGGAATATCTATATCATGATGATACTCCATCACCATATCCACTTGATATTCTTGACCGTCTTCTCTAAAAATTGTTATAGTCTCATCGGTCATGGCCAGGTTAATAAACTCTCCCACTTGATAACTTGTAAGTCCATGACTTTGTGCTCGCTTATGATCAATATCTATGCTAACTTGTGGAAGCTCTTCATCAAAGGATGTTTCTATTTCTCTAATACCTTCTACTTCCTCTATAGAATTAGCTATTAAACTTGTTTGTTCTTCTAGTACCTCTAATTCATCCCCTCTCACGATAATTTCAACATCATCGCCTACTCCACCAGATATATCCATTACCGATACACGCATATCTACTCCAGCGGTTTCAGGGATATCTCGCCTAATTTTTTCCGCCACTTCAAAAACAGAGTTATCCCTTTCGTCCAAGTCTACCAAGCTAACATCGATTCTTCCTCCGCTACTTCCCAATAGCTCCGTAGCACTACCAGCTCCTACCTGGGTAAAAATAAACTCAATATCTTCAAATTCTTCTAAATAACTTTCTACCCGCAAAATTTCTGCTTCCATCTCTTCAAAGGTTGTACCCGCAGGGAAATCAAAAGTTATATTTAACACTCCCGCATCCATTGCTGGCAAAAACTCAAACCCAACAAAAGAATATAAAAATACACTAAATACCATAAATAACACAAACAATGATACTACTATTTTCCTATTATCTAACGAAAGTTGTAATAGATTCTTATATTTATTACGTAACTTATCCATACCCTGATCTACTTTTTGAGAAAACTTATTCTTTTTACTAAAGTCAGTTCCTTCCGGCATAACTTTTACAGTAAGAACAGGCATAACGGATATGGCAACAATTAGCGACACAAATAGCGAAAAAGTTACAGTCCATGCTAATGGCGTAAATATAATACCTGCTACTCCTTCTACAAATATAACAGGTAAAAATGCAACTACACTGGTTATTGTTGAAGCCGTTATCGCTCCCGCTACTTCTTTACTACCTCTTTCTGCAGCTAAAGCCGGCTCCATGCCTTGCTCTCGTTTGCTAAAAATATTTTCCAGTATTACCACTGCATTATCGACCATCATTCCAACACCTAATGCTAATCCGCCTAATGTTATAAAGTTTAGTGAATCTCCTCGCATATAAATAAGAGCAAAGGTTCCTACTACAGATATTGGAATAGCCACACCAACTATAGTGGTAGCTCTAAAGTTACCTAAGAAAATCCATAAAACTATCATCGCCAACACTGCACCTACTAAGGCAACTTCAATCAAGCTATTAATGGCTTCTTGAATAAACTCACTTTGATCAATAACCACTTCAAACTCTACATTGCCGGGAAGCTCACTTTGTAACTTATCCAACTCTTTATGGATTGAGTTAGCTACTTCTACAGTATTGGCATCACTTTGTTTTCTAATAGATAAAGAAATAGTTTCTTCACCATTAATAGTGGTTACAGGCTCTTGAATTACATTTTCATCTACTACATAGCCAATATCTCCCAAAGATATAGGGCTACCTGACTCATCAGAACCTACAAAAACTGACTCTATTTCATTAACATCTTCAAACTGCCCTGACACCTGCAAGGCATACTCTCTTTCTCCATCTTCCACTGTACCACCGGAGACATCTATATTAGAAGCCTGAACTGCTAAAGCTACATCTTCAACAGACAGCCCATGCTCCTGTAGTTTATAGGGGTCTATGTTAACACTTATCTCTCTTTGTTCACCACCAGCAACATCAACAACTGCCACTCCATCTATACGTTCTAGCTGAGTTTTTACCATACCGTCTGCCGTCTCCGTCAACTGTTGGTAATCTAAATCACCAACCATTCCCACCTGCACGATGGGCATCATATCAGGGTCTAGCTGCATAACCATCGGAGAACCAATATCTCCAGGAAGGTGTCCCCTTACAATATCTACTATTTCACGGGCTTCTAGTGAAGCATATTTCATATCTGTTCCCCAGTTAAAACTCAGTAGCATTATACTTCTACCCTGTTGTGAGTAAGAAGTAATTTCATCTAAACCATCTAAAGTTGACAATGATTCTTCCATTGGTCGGGTTAACATCGTTTCAACTTCTTCAGGGCCGGCTCCTTCGTAATCCATCATAATCAGCAATACAGGAAGTTCCATCTCTGGATATAGATCCACAGGTATCATAGTAAAAGAAATCATACCTAGTAAAATTATTATAGATACAACCATTAGCATTGCTACAGGTCTTTTTATTCCTATGGAAGATAAGTTCATTTTTATTTATCCTCCCTAACTACTTCGACTTCTACACCATCATCAACCTGAGATAGTCCTGCTACAACTACATTATCTCCTTCTTCTAATCCTTCTACATGCACAAGACCATTTTGTGATATCCCCGATGTAACTGGCTTAAGTTTAGCAATATTTTCCTCATCAATTACATAAACATATTCTTCTTCATCTTCTTCTATAATTGCATGCCTAGGCACAGCCAACACATCTAATTTGCTGACAATAGGCAGCTCTAACTGCGCATTCATACCTACCCTCAAATTATCTACTTCATCATCTAATACTAAGTTTACAGGGTAAAACCTCCCCCCTTCTTCCGGTACAATTCCAACCTCTGTAATTGTAGCAGTGACTTTTTCATTTGAAATGGCAGGTATAACAACATCGGCACTTTCTCCTTCAGATAAGTTGACAATATATTGTTCTGAAACAGAGGTGCTTATATGAACTCTCCCTTCACTTACAATTACAATAGCAGGATTAACTGGATTGGCAGTATCACCTTCGCTAATACGTATCTTAAGAACCTCTCCGCTAGCAGGTGATTGTACATAAGTTTTTTCATACTCATCTTCTGCTCGCTCTAAAAGTCTTTCTGCCCACTTTACTTGCTCTTCATAAAATGCCTCTTGAACATTACCGCTATCATCTTCTTTTACAGAATCTACTACTTCTTCTGCTCTTTCAGTACGACGCTGGGCTATTTCATATCTATCCTCATATCTCTCAAGCTGTAACTTGGTTATTTCACCTTCTTCATAATCCTTCCTAGCTTCTTCTAATTCTTCTTTTTTCTCTTGTTCATATTCTTGAGCTTCTTCCAGGTTATCTTGAGCAGTTTTAAGTGACCAGCTCTCTTCCTGTTGGGCTTCATGTAAGTTATTACGGGCATCATTCAAGTCCCTTTGTGCCTCATTAACTCTATCTTTTTGAGTAGAGTTATCCAATTGGAATAAAAGATCTCCCTGACTAACAATATCCCCTTCAGAAACTAAAACTTTTTCCACTGTACCAATAGTGTCAGGCGTAACCCTCCAGTCGTTCTCTGGCACAAAAAATCCAATAGTATTTAAAACCTCCTGTATATCAGTAGGCTTTAATTCTTTAGTTTCTACTAATGGTAGCCTTGCCTCTTCTTGCTTAATAACCGTTTCTTCCTCAGCGTTTACCAGTGATATAACTACTCCCAACGACACCAAAGCTATACCTGCTACTGCTAAAAAAAATTTCTTTGATTTTGGTATTTTCATGTTAAAAACCCCCATAATTATGCTAATCTCTCCTCTAAATTTTGCTGTGATAAAAAATATGAAAAACACTATAAAGTGTTTTTCATATTTTATTTTTATTTACTTTACTTTTGCCTTTGCAACGTTCCATTTTTCAATAAATATGCTACATCAGCTTCTTTTGCCACTTTATCATCATGGGTTACTACAATTACACATTTACCTTTTTCTTTAGCCAGCCTTTTAAAAATCTGCAGCACCTCTTTTGCAATTTTGTTATCTAAGTTGCCTGTGGGTTCATCTGCTAAAATTAAATCCTTTTCACCAACTAGCGCCCTAGCTATAGCAACCCTTTGCTGCTGCCCCCCAGACAGTTTTAAAACCTTTCTATTGGCTTGGCTTTGGTCTAAACCTACCTCTTTAAGCAGATCTAAAGCCAGTTTCTCATTTTTCGGCAAACCCATTATACCCATTGCGGTATAAATATTTTCAATGGCAGTCATGTAGTGGATAAGATTAAAATTTTGAAACACTATGGCCATATTATTCTGCCGATAACTTTGGGTCCCTATTTTTTGTATATCCTCACCTTTATAAGCTACCTCCCCTTTATCAGGATTCTCCAATCCTCCACCAAGGGATAATATAGTAGTTTTCCCCGCTCCCGATGGACCCAAAACCGCATAAAAAGTTCCTGGATAAAAATCCATATTAAAATCTTTTAAAACTAACACCTTTTCCCCTTTATCCTCATACCCGAAAGAAACATTATTAAACGACAGCACGCTTTCCTCTGTTATACCCTTGTTTACCAACATATCTAATCACCCCTACTTAATATTGACTTTGGACTATATCTCATCAAGTTGCTCAATGGCATCATAACCGCTAACACCATCAGTCCTAAGCTTACAATCATAATTTTTAGTTTTTCAAAAAACGAAGTCCCTACTTGCAATTCTTGTATAGGTTTAATATCATCGGAACTTGCACCTGGAGCTCTATTTGCATTACTAATTATCCGTTCCTCCAGCATCTGACCGATGGTAGCAGCGCCTTCTCCATCATCAAACTGTCTATCCATCAACCTATTACTTAGATGTTGAGAAGTAAACCCTCCTACTATAAACGCTATAAACATTGCTACAACTGCTACAACTAGCATTTCAAATAAATATTGGTAAATGATTTTTTTCTTGCTCTCCCCTAGAGAAAGAAAAACCCCTGTTTCATAATTGCGCTCCTTAACCCAAAGCATAAGAACTAAAGATAAAATACAGATACCCGCTATCACTGTTACCAAAATAACTCTTTTTGCCAGTGAAGCTACCCGTTCTGCGGGTTCAACCATATACCTGTATGCTCGTTCATTAGCATCCAACTTAAAGCTCTGCCAGTCTAAATCGTATTGCTGTGAGTCTTCAATAAAAACATCCACATTTTCTGGCTCATCGACATAATATATAATTCTATCTGTCCCTAACGACGGCAGCGTAAAGTTCATTCCTGCTGCAGCAACTTGATTTTGTCGCAGGTTAACAGCTATATCATAAGGTACATATATACGGTTACTTGAACTGATAAGAGAAAGTTGCACTCCATAATTTTCAATTCTGCTTGACAGCCTATTCTGCTCTGCTTGATAGATCCCAACTATCTCTAAATCATAACTTATTTGGTTATCAGCACTTTTAACTTCAATAGTATCGCCAACAGTTACATTGTTTTGATTAGCCAACTCTTGTTCGATAACTACAACTTGGCTATATTGGTCATCTAAAGTTAAGTGGCGACCTTGAGCCATGTTAAAATAACTATCGTCAAAGAAATTTAATAGTTCTGTATTGTCTACTCCAACTACAGCTAAGTTAGGAGGTTCTAATGGGGATGCACTAAAATCTACTTCACTTTCCAGCACCGATGATCCACCCACTATATCTATGTCCCCTCCAACACCATAAGCATACCCTATTGAATTATAGTAAAGTACATTTTCATGCTCTGCAAGCTTTGCTGCTTCTTCACCATCCACAATTTGTGGCGCAAAGTCTTTTTCTTCATCTAACACAGCATTTTCAAAGTCATAGCTCAACGTAGCATAACTTCCTAATGTTTCTCTAGCAAATACACTGGCATTTTCAGTAGCATAAATTATGTTCATGCCGACAACAATTAAACTCAAAATAATTGTCATAATAACTAACATTGTGATGTTTTTACTTTTCCTTCTTTTTACTGAAAGTAACGCTCTATTTAAAAAGCCCATCTACCCAAACCCCTTTCTTTTATCTATGTCTTCTATTTCTTAAGGCAATTAGCCTTACTAACTGTGCAACTGCAGTTGCCATAGCCGCTACATAGGTTAAGGCCGCTGCATTTAAAACTTTTTTGGCACCTACTTTTTCATTTGCCACAATTACGCCAGAGGAATCTAAAAGATTAACTGCTCTACTACTGGCATTAAATTCAACTGGCAAAGTAATTATCTGAAATAGCACTGCCATAGAAAATAGGACAATACCTATGTTCATCATGGTATAACCACCTTCTGCAAAAATCAAACCAGCGATAATAAATATCCAGGCCATAGAAGAACCGAGTCTAGCTAGAGGGAAAATTGCATTTCTCAGCTTAAGTTGCGAATAACCTTGTGCATGCTGAATAGCATGGCCTACTTCATGTGCTGCAACACTTACAGAGGCTACAGAAGATCCATTATATATATCACTAGATAACCTCACCTTTTTGCTTCGTGGATCATAGTGATCCGATAACTTTCCTCCCGTAAGTTCTACATCTACATCGTAAATCCCCTGTTCCCTAAGCAACTTTTCAGCTACCTGGTTACCAGTATACCCGTTTTGGGTTCTAACCTGTGAATATTTTGCAAATGCTGACTTTACTTTTGCTTGAGCAAAAAGTGTCAGTAAAATTGCAGGAATTAAATAAACAATAGTTGTATCAATTGGAAAAAACATATT
This genomic interval from Proteinivorax tanatarense contains the following:
- a CDS encoding efflux RND transporter permease subunit — its product is MNLSSIGIKRPVAMLMVVSIIILLGMISFTMIPVDLYPEMELPVLLIMMDYEGAGPEEVETMLTRPMEESLSTLDGLDEITSYSQQGRSIMLLSFNWGTDMKYASLEAREIVDIVRGHLPGDIGSPMVMQLDPDMMPIVQVGMVGDLDYQQLTETADGMVKTQLERIDGVAVVDVAGGEQREISVNIDPYKLQEHGLSVEDVALAVQASNIDVSGGTVEDGEREYALQVSGQFEDVNEIESVFVGSDESGSPISLGDIGYVVDENVIQEPVTTINGEETISLSIRKQSDANTVEVANSIHKELDKLQSELPGNVEFEVVIDQSEFIQEAINSLIEVALVGAVLAMIVLWIFLGNFRATTIVGVAIPISVVGTFALIYMRGDSLNFITLGGLALGVGMMVDNAVVILENIFSKREQGMEPALAAERGSKEVAGAITASTITSVVAFLPVIFVEGVAGIIFTPLAWTVTFSLFVSLIVAISVMPVLTVKVMPEGTDFSKKNKFSQKVDQGMDKLRNKYKNLLQLSLDNRKIVVSLFVLFMVFSVFLYSFVGFEFLPAMDAGVLNITFDFPAGTTFEEMEAEILRVESYLEEFEDIEFIFTQVGAGSATELLGSSGGRIDVSLVDLDERDNSVFEVAEKIRRDIPETAGVDMRVSVMDISGGVGDDVEIIVRGDELEVLEEQTSLIANSIEEVEGIREIETSFDEELPQVSIDIDHKRAQSHGLTSYQVGEFINLAMTDETITIFREDGQEYQVDMVMEYHHDIDIPNLKNLYIPSPLGYSVPLRELATFEVTTAPRHIQRENEMRSGAVTAQLLDRELSEAMEDIQKEVDKLDIPDGYFVEYGGAYEEMVDAFDGLKLALILGIVLVFMTMAAQFESLIYPFIIMFTLPQTFVGIIGALLITNRSLSIIAFIGIIMLAGIVVNNGIVMVDYANQLYHGKKMQRREALLEAGKSRLRPILMTSLTTILGMLPMAIAVGEGAEVRAPLATVVIGGLAVSTVLTLVLVPVMYSILDDFTNFFAKKKAKKKAEKANISS
- a CDS encoding efflux RND transporter periplasmic adaptor subunit, with the translated sequence MKIPKSKKFFLAVAGIALVSLGVVISLVNAEEETVIKQEEARLPLVETKELKPTDIQEVLNTIGFFVPENDWRVTPDTIGTVEKVLVSEGDIVSQGDLLFQLDNSTQKDRVNEAQRDLNDARNNLHEAQQEESWSLKTAQDNLEEAQEYEQEKKEELEEARKDYEEGEITKLQLERYEDRYEIAQRRTERAEEVVDSVKEDDSGNVQEAFYEEQVKWAERLLERAEDEYEKTYVQSPASGEVLKIRISEGDTANPVNPAIVIVSEGRVHISTSVSEQYIVNLSEGESADVVIPAISNEKVTATITEVGIVPEEGGRFYPVNLVLDDEVDNLRVGMNAQLELPIVSKLDVLAVPRHAIIEEDEEEYVYVIDEENIAKLKPVTSGISQNGLVHVEGLEEGDNVVVAGLSQVDDGVEVEVVREDK
- a CDS encoding ABC transporter ATP-binding protein; this translates as MLVNKGITEESVLSFNNVSFGYEDKGEKVLVLKDFNMDFYPGTFYAVLGPSGAGKTTILSLGGGLENPDKGEVAYKGEDIQKIGTQSYRQNNMAIVFQNFNLIHYMTAIENIYTAMGIMGLPKNEKLALDLLKEVGLDQSQANRKVLKLSGGQQQRVAIARALVGEKDLILADEPTGNLDNKIAKEVLQIFKRLAKEKGKCVIVVTHDDKVAKEADVAYLLKNGTLQRQK